CACTTCCTTGATTTCTATGGTCTTGCCTGCCACATAGTCGTCCTTCTGCTGCTCGGTCAACTCCTTCTTGAAATAGGTGTTGAGTCGGCGGATGGTTCCGTCCTCATTGAGCCAGTGGTTGGGATCTTGCTGTTTCTTCTGACCGCCCGTATCACCTTCTGCCTTCTGCTCCTGCTTGTCAGCGGTTTGCTTCTTGTCGCCATTCTGTTTCTGACCTTGCGCCTGTCTTGTGCTGCCAGGCACGAACTCCACGCCACGCTGTTCCACATTCACCTGCAGCAGCGGTGTAAACTTGCGCCCGTTGGCAAGCTCAATCTCCTTGCGAAGCGGAATACCTGAGTAGAGCACTCTCTTGTCGTCCTTGGTAATAGGTGTCTTGCCGATGGTATCGGGTATGCGCACCTTGTTGGTCGGGATGTCAACAATCTCATTGGTGAGACGGTCGATACTGATGAAATGAGGACGCAGCTCACCTGTATTCTTGTCGGGGAAATCCACAACCTTTCCGAGGTTGCCGTTCTGCAACAGGTTCTTCTTGTCCTCTGGAGTGAAGGTATAGCCTTTGTAAGCGACATCGAGTTTAGGCTCGTTGCGCACGAAATGCGGCACGAGTTGCAACTGGTCGTTATCGTCCTTGCGGAATGACAGACGGGCCTGTATCTCTATCTGTTCACCGCCGAAGGTCGGCTTCACAATCACAAGCCCCGTCTTGCCGTAGTTGAGCAGGGCTTTCATATCCTTCTCATTCATACTGTTGAAGTCTATGCCATATTTGGCACCCAATTCCTGCAGGTTCACATCGTTACCACTGATGAGGTTCTGCTTTACACCCGGAGCGGTCTGTGCCTGCTGTTCGGCTGCGGTCTGTTCTGGTTTCTGTTCCATGTCGTTCTCTTTTTCGTTGGTTTGTTCAGATGATACATTCTCTTTTTCTGTGTTAGCTTGCGTCTTGGACGCATCGTCCGATGATGCGGTTTCTTTCGCCTGACCTTCCGATTGCTTTGCCTCTTTCTCATAATTGGAGGTGTCAACCTTGTGGGCGGAAAGAATCTCCTTGTTAGCCTCCGGATCTTTCAGCAACTCCTTCATCACGCCAAGCAGGTTTTCCACCTGGTCTGCCGCTATGCGGTAGAATCCGAATCGGCTTGGCTTCTTGCACTGGCGGAAGAAGTTTCTAAAGAAACTGTCCATCAGGTCGCTGTTGCGGTCAAAACGCAGGAAGTCGGACGTGTTCTCCGCCTTGGCGGGTGCTCGCTTCGGTGTGCCGTCCCTGCTGAGTCCGGCGACGACGCTGATCTCGCCCGTCTTTTCGTCACGGACTACCAGCACGTCCTGTTCATCACTCTTTTTCTTTTGTACCATAATTGTAAATTTTTAATGGTGAATACTGTTGTTATTTGAATTTCTGATGAATGCGAGTCAAGTAATGCTCCACATTCTCTTTCTTGAATTCTTTGACATTATTCTCTACAAACTGCATCACATCCTCTTCCGTGTAGTAGGTTTTCTGCCCCAAACGCTTGTAGGGAAGCACTCCCAGACTGCGATAGCGTTGAAGGGAACGAGGGGAGATTTGAAATAAGAGGCAGAGGTCTTGGTTGTCAAGCAATTTTTCATTGATGGCAGAACTTCCTTTTTGCTCCGTCTCTCGTTCGTGTCTCAACATCAGCATGTCGTAGATGCCGTCTATCTTTTTGTGTAGGTCATGGAGATATAACTCCAGTTTTCTCAATGTTCCATCTTCCATGCTCATGTTTCCTTTGCTATTGTTCGTTCCTCAACCATTCTTTCAATGGCTTCAACTTGGTATCGGCATTGATTACCAATTTTAATAAAATCAATGCGGTTCTCTGAGCGCATTCGCTGCAAGGTGCGCTTGCTCACACCAAGCATCTTGGCTGCATCGTCATTGGTCAACATCGGCTTCAATCCCTTACCCGTCAGGTTCTCTTGAAATGCCATTTTTGCCAATCGCACGTACTGGACTATTTCTGTCAACTGTTCTGTCAGCTTTTTGAAGGCTGCACTTTCCATTGTTATTACTTCCATTCTAATTCCGTTTGAAATGTTATATCAATACTGCGTTAAATTAATATTTAATCGTCTGTAAATCAATAACTTATATTAAGAAATGCTTATGAAAACTTAACTATAGAAAGTTGGTCAAGTCGCTGATTTTCAGTAACTTTGCAAATCACGACAAACGCAAAATTATATGAATACAGGACTTGACCAATATATGGATATCTTTAAAGATGCAGTTGAAGATTCGGCTGCAAAGTTAACAAAAAGTTTCGAGAAAATACTCATCGAGGTGATAATTTTGTTCATGGTAATACCAAGAAAGATAAATTTCACCCAAATGGGGAGGTATGGCTCGCATGTTGAGCAAACCTATCGCAACGCATTCGGCTTAAAAAAGTCGAAAAGCATTGACTGGCTCAAACTTAATGTCTCACTTGCCAAGCGCTTCTTTGGTAAACAGGGAAGATGGGCTATTGCCATTGATCCCAGCTACATCAGCAAAGCTGGCAAGAAGACTCCACATATCGGTCGTTTTTGGTCGGGATGTGCACAGTCTGTTAAACATGGTCTCGAAATCATGGGTATTGGCCTCATTGATATTGATGCCAAAGACTGCATGATGTTAAAAGCACACCAGTCGCTAAGTAATAAAGAACTGAGTCTTAGAAACAAGACTATGGTAGATTTCTATATCAGCGTCATTAAGCGTTACCGCAAGGAACTTCTTAAACTCTCAACCCTCATAGTTGCAGATGCTTACTTCTCTACAAGTACATTTGTTAATGGGATAAAGAAAGAAGGGTTCTCTTTGATAAGCCGCTTTCGTGACAATGCTTGTCTCTTTTATGTCTATGCTGGTCCACGTACTGGAAAACGTGGTCGCCCCAAGACCAAGGATGGCAAGATTGATATGAAGAATCTTGACCTCACTCGAATGGAGAAGATGGAGATGAAAGATATAGAAGGAACAGCTTATACTTTGATAGCCTATTCCAAGGCACTCAGGTGTAAAGTTAGACTTGTCATCTGGCAGATGCCGAATGGCAAGAAGAAACTATTCTTCTCTACAGACACCTCACTTTCGGGTGAAGAAGTACTTCTTTATTATAGAACCAGGTTCCAGATCGAATTTTGCTTTCGTGACGCCAAAGGCTATACTGGTCTTATGGACTGCCAGGCTCGCGATAAGTGGAAACTCGATTTTGCTTTCAATGCTTCGTTCACATCACTAAATGTTGCCAAGGTAACTATGAAGGAGATGGGAATGGAATATTCTATGTCTTCATTCAAGTCACTGATGACCAATATTTATCTGGTGAAACGAATTTTTAAAGCAAGCGGGTACACCCCGAACCGAACTTTAATTAGCAAGATTTTCAAAGATCTCTCGTGCTTACAGCGTATAGCTGCTTAGCACATTATTGAATTATTAACGAACTATTGTTATATAATTCGTTGTTTTTATTTCTCGGCAGCAAAATTAAGCATTTGAGAAATACCCGTTTAACAACTCATTAATGACTCACGTATAATTTTCTTGATTTTTCTTGCCAAGCGGTCGGCAAACCCCAGAAAAGCACTGCCACAGTTATTTATTTTCATTGTTTTTCAACATACACACATTAACTTTGCACCCGAATTTGTTGAACCAATAAAACAGAGAATATGGAAGTAGTAACAATGGAAAAGAAGGCATTCGACTTGATGATGGCAAGATACGATGCCTTGGTAAAGAAAGTTGAGTTGCTGAAGCATAAGGCTAACGGCAAGCGTCTGAACAAATGGCTTACAGGTCATGAGGTCTGCCAGCAACTTCGCATCAGCCAGCGCACCTTACAAAAACTTCGTGACCGCCGTTTCTTGGGGCATACCCAGATAGGTCGCCAATTCTATTACTGCCCCGAAGAGGTCAAAGCCATCGTTCCGCTTATCGCCAGAATCAAATCGGTATAGCATAAAACCAAGCTCGCCCAAGGCAAAGCCGAAAACTTCACCCTGGGCGAGCCAACACATTTTATATTCACCACTTAATCCAAATTGTAAACAATGAACATGAACCAACTTCTTACGCATGAGAGCAAGTCGATAGACACCGCCATGCAATCCTTGAAGAAAGCCAACAACTGGCTATCCTCATTCATCGAGTCCTACAGCCCACCTTTGGACGGGGAGCGATACCTCACCGACAAGGAACTCTCCGAGCTCCTGAAGCTTAGTCGCCGTACCTTGCAGGAATATCGCAGGCAAGGCATTTTGCCCTACATTATATTATGTGGCAAAACCCTCTATCCGGAATCCGAGATACAAGCACTTCTCACTGGTAATTACCGCAAGCCGATAATCGACGGCACTGTTTCACAAGGGGAGGGTACTGCTTCATAATAGCGAAACAAAAATAGCGTACAGGGTACAACGACAAAAATCGTTCTCTCTGTACGCTATTATATTATAAAGGTGTAGGAATCTTATTAAAAGATGAGAGATTCTAACTTGCACCTCTTGGCATCG
The Segatella copri DNA segment above includes these coding regions:
- a CDS encoding DUF4099 domain-containing protein; the protein is MVQKKKSDEQDVLVVRDEKTGEISVVAGLSRDGTPKRAPAKAENTSDFLRFDRNSDLMDSFFRNFFRQCKKPSRFGFYRIAADQVENLLGVMKELLKDPEANKEILSAHKVDTSNYEKEAKQSEGQAKETASSDDASKTQANTEKENVSSEQTNEKENDMEQKPEQTAAEQQAQTAPGVKQNLISGNDVNLQELGAKYGIDFNSMNEKDMKALLNYGKTGLVIVKPTFGGEQIEIQARLSFRKDDNDQLQLVPHFVRNEPKLDVAYKGYTFTPEDKKNLLQNGNLGKVVDFPDKNTGELRPHFISIDRLTNEIVDIPTNKVRIPDTIGKTPITKDDKRVLYSGIPLRKEIELANGRKFTPLLQVNVEQRGVEFVPGSTRQAQGQKQNGDKKQTADKQEQKAEGDTGGQKKQQDPNHWLNEDGTIRRLNTYFKKELTEQQKDDYVAGKTIEIKEVPNKNGSGTYTAYVKFDFDKMQPRSYRNNPDLKQAKEQIPTNENKTQVAVNEQGKTNEATKHTKEPLKPGQSAPKNEKQQKEQTAEAQKPKRKARSVKM
- a CDS encoding helix-turn-helix domain-containing protein; the protein is MLMLRHERETEQKGSSAINEKLLDNQDLCLLFQISPRSLQRYRSLGVLPYKRLGQKTYYTEEDVMQFVENNVKEFKKENVEHYLTRIHQKFK
- a CDS encoding helix-turn-helix domain-containing protein: MEVITMESAAFKKLTEQLTEIVQYVRLAKMAFQENLTGKGLKPMLTNDDAAKMLGVSKRTLQRMRSENRIDFIKIGNQCRYQVEAIERMVEERTIAKET
- a CDS encoding transposase, yielding MNTGLDQYMDIFKDAVEDSAAKLTKSFEKILIEVIILFMVIPRKINFTQMGRYGSHVEQTYRNAFGLKKSKSIDWLKLNVSLAKRFFGKQGRWAIAIDPSYISKAGKKTPHIGRFWSGCAQSVKHGLEIMGIGLIDIDAKDCMMLKAHQSLSNKELSLRNKTMVDFYISVIKRYRKELLKLSTLIVADAYFSTSTFVNGIKKEGFSLISRFRDNACLFYVYAGPRTGKRGRPKTKDGKIDMKNLDLTRMEKMEMKDIEGTAYTLIAYSKALRCKVRLVIWQMPNGKKKLFFSTDTSLSGEEVLLYYRTRFQIEFCFRDAKGYTGLMDCQARDKWKLDFAFNASFTSLNVAKVTMKEMGMEYSMSSFKSLMTNIYLVKRIFKASGYTPNRTLISKIFKDLSCLQRIAA
- a CDS encoding helix-turn-helix domain-containing protein → MEVVTMEKKAFDLMMARYDALVKKVELLKHKANGKRLNKWLTGHEVCQQLRISQRTLQKLRDRRFLGHTQIGRQFYYCPEEVKAIVPLIARIKSV
- a CDS encoding helix-turn-helix domain-containing protein, producing the protein MNMNQLLTHESKSIDTAMQSLKKANNWLSSFIESYSPPLDGERYLTDKELSELLKLSRRTLQEYRRQGILPYIILCGKTLYPESEIQALLTGNYRKPIIDGTVSQGEGTAS